A part of bacterium genomic DNA contains:
- a CDS encoding TIGR03790 family protein, which produces MNFGFTFSRTAVRFVLVFSIAFAAASCTGGAVRTNSPSGGEFGVKAPAYPALADRAWDTIELGGGLSLRYASGPAVTAYAETESGNTVVTVSSERAQQLAELISELHFDKSGWHGVSAEFAGALADAQVTLVEASLPGRIAAGAAFAGLAPVQIERGEVLARFVVAPGPARSPSQAGPHPPSGVANKPGLLSVSFADLPPRLLVQWNQRNTGDYDQNGEVGVADITPIALFYGATSGTVLAVADGDQNGEVGVSDITPIAINYLSTLTGYNVYLGYKAESAQPFEYTLAASVGLAAPPAADQVVRHSLYLDLGAYGDYEVRVVPLGPESVEAGQETWGNRPYSFRPPVPAAPANQRATFVDRENVTIEWDALTDPVAAEILCWKSTTGGSDLADYTLDATLAPTETSHTFAGLTPLTDYYFVITTRSAEQIPSAVPSPVQAYTAVAPVAVLTGPDQTMRNLVPSAPRFDASGSTDSDGTVVEYHWDWGDATAPDVTTVPQADHTWTNAGLFTVTLTVVDNDGAVSAPVTHDVTVVAGREDVLVVYSTVFPGSQELAEYYADITTGRGIDPGNLYGVAWDDPDESNLEIVRRGYYDSTIRPEIEAHLTDTGLKDEIKFIVLCKGVPLKIKRASGSSYNDYDEASVDAELCCIFDADYNIAGRNINPFRAELVPTAAFLPFAYTYEDLTLAYLVSRLDAYTIDEAKLIVDRSKAAPGNTDGWIVLDDQSDKNYDMMHSPTADGRPSATTVLNNFGANLFEDDTPAFVNRTFIDDDTISQNLIGLCSHGVHAANDPGVEWILTGVDFAYRPGAMFITYESFNGWSFTEGGRNGQSLIADFIRMGGTCGIGNVWEPLSDAVGDESVAFVRYLQGDTSVEALYRSMRYVSWVEVVVGDPLCTITD; this is translated from the coding sequence ATGAATTTCGGTTTCACCTTTTCCCGGACGGCCGTCCGCTTCGTTCTCGTTTTCTCGATCGCATTCGCCGCCGCGTCCTGCACCGGCGGCGCGGTTCGCACCAACTCGCCCTCGGGCGGCGAATTCGGCGTCAAGGCACCTGCCTATCCCGCGCTTGCGGACAGAGCCTGGGACACGATTGAACTCGGCGGCGGACTGTCGCTGCGCTATGCAAGCGGCCCCGCCGTGACTGCGTACGCCGAAACCGAATCCGGCAACACCGTTGTAACCGTATCCTCCGAACGTGCTCAGCAGCTTGCGGAGTTAATCTCCGAGCTGCATTTCGATAAATCGGGCTGGCACGGCGTTTCCGCGGAATTTGCGGGCGCGCTTGCCGACGCGCAGGTGACTTTGGTCGAAGCATCGCTGCCCGGAAGGATTGCCGCGGGCGCGGCGTTCGCCGGACTTGCGCCGGTTCAGATCGAGCGCGGTGAAGTGCTCGCCAGGTTCGTCGTCGCACCCGGCCCCGCGCGTTCCCCAAGCCAGGCCGGGCCTCATCCGCCTTCGGGCGTCGCCAACAAACCGGGGCTTCTTTCCGTTTCTTTTGCCGACCTACCGCCAAGGCTTTTGGTTCAATGGAACCAGCGCAATACGGGCGACTACGACCAGAACGGCGAGGTGGGCGTCGCCGATATCACGCCGATTGCGCTGTTTTACGGCGCGACGTCGGGAACCGTGCTCGCGGTGGCCGACGGAGACCAAAACGGCGAAGTGGGCGTTTCCGACATCACTCCAATCGCGATCAACTACCTTTCGACGCTGACCGGATACAACGTGTATCTGGGATACAAGGCCGAGTCGGCGCAGCCGTTCGAATACACGCTCGCTGCGTCCGTCGGTCTGGCCGCGCCGCCGGCCGCCGACCAGGTGGTGAGGCATTCGCTTTATCTCGATTTGGGAGCGTACGGCGATTACGAAGTGCGCGTCGTCCCGCTCGGCCCCGAAAGCGTGGAAGCGGGGCAGGAAACATGGGGAAACAGGCCGTACAGCTTCCGGCCGCCGGTTCCCGCGGCACCGGCCAACCAGCGCGCTACTTTCGTGGATCGCGAAAACGTGACGATTGAATGGGATGCATTGACCGATCCCGTCGCGGCCGAAATCCTATGCTGGAAAAGCACAACAGGCGGAAGCGACCTTGCAGACTACACGCTGGACGCGACGCTGGCACCGACGGAAACATCTCACACTTTCGCTGGATTAACTCCGCTAACTGATTACTACTTTGTGATAACCACGCGCAGCGCGGAACAAATCCCCAGCGCGGTTCCCTCCCCGGTGCAGGCGTACACCGCGGTCGCGCCCGTCGCGGTTCTGACAGGCCCGGATCAAACGATGCGTAATCTCGTTCCTTCCGCGCCGCGGTTCGACGCGAGCGGCTCGACTGACTCCGACGGAACGGTGGTGGAATACCACTGGGATTGGGGCGACGCGACTGCTCCCGACGTGACGACGGTTCCGCAGGCCGACCACACCTGGACGAATGCCGGGCTTTTCACGGTTACGCTTACGGTGGTGGACAACGACGGCGCGGTAAGCGCGCCGGTCACGCATGACGTCACGGTTGTTGCGGGGCGCGAGGATGTTTTGGTCGTTTACAGTACGGTGTTTCCGGGCAGCCAGGAACTTGCGGAATATTACGCGGATATCACGACGGGCCGCGGAATAGACCCGGGGAATTTGTACGGAGTGGCGTGGGACGATCCCGACGAATCGAATCTGGAGATAGTACGGCGCGGTTACTACGATTCCACGATACGCCCCGAAATAGAAGCGCACCTGACCGATACCGGTCTGAAGGATGAAATCAAATTTATTGTGCTTTGCAAAGGCGTTCCGCTTAAAATCAAGCGCGCCAGCGGAAGCAGCTACAACGATTACGACGAGGCAAGCGTGGATGCCGAGCTTTGCTGTATTTTCGACGCCGATTACAACATCGCTGGTCGCAATATTAATCCGTTCCGCGCGGAACTCGTTCCAACGGCCGCATTTCTACCGTTCGCGTACACATACGAAGATTTGACGCTCGCATACCTTGTTTCCCGGCTCGACGCATATACGATAGACGAAGCAAAGTTGATAGTGGATCGCTCGAAGGCGGCTCCGGGAAATACCGACGGCTGGATTGTGCTTGATGACCAGTCCGACAAGAATTACGACATGATGCATTCTCCAACGGCCGACGGGCGGCCAAGCGCAACGACGGTTCTTAATAATTTCGGCGCAAACCTTTTCGAAGACGACACACCCGCGTTCGTCAATCGCACTTTCATTGACGACGACACAATAAGCCAGAATTTGATCGGCCTGTGCTCGCATGGCGTCCATGCAGCAAACGATCCCGGAGTCGAGTGGATTTTGACCGGCGTGGATTTCGCTTACCGCCCCGGCGCGATGTTCATTACGTACGAAAGTTTCAACGGCTGGAGTTTCACCGAAGGCGGCAGAAACGGTCAATCGCTCATTGCCGATTTCATCCGGATGGGCGGCACTTGCGGAATCGGCAACGTCTGGGAGCCTCTTTCGGACGCGGTGGGCGATGAAAGCGTCGCTTTTGTCAGATATTTGCAGGGGGACACCTCGGTTGAAGCGCTGTATCGAAGCATGCGTTACGTCTCCTGGGTGGAAGTCGTCGTGGGCGACCCGTTGTGTACAATAACGGACTAG
- a CDS encoding BON domain-containing protein: protein MRILAGLLFFVFIISVASCDQLKNAVMGDDGTKNDLAKAVQAKLDSDELLAAAGVVASADPKTGEVTLRGEVSLPELIQKAEELAKSVPGVKSVVNRVIMQEQDSGMLQEPVNTPAGQALGF, encoded by the coding sequence ATGAGGATATTGGCCGGATTGCTTTTTTTCGTTTTCATAATTTCGGTGGCGTCGTGCGACCAGCTGAAGAACGCGGTGATGGGCGACGACGGCACGAAAAACGACCTCGCAAAGGCGGTGCAGGCAAAACTTGACTCGGACGAGCTGCTTGCCGCCGCGGGAGTTGTCGCTAGCGCCGACCCGAAAACCGGCGAGGTGACGCTGCGGGGCGAGGTTTCGCTTCCCGAGCTGATTCAAAAAGCGGAAGAACTTGCCAAATCGGTTCCGGGCGTCAAGTCGGTCGTGAACCGGGTCATCATGCAGGAGCAGGACAGCGGGATGCTGCAGGAACCGGTAAACACGCCTGCCGGACAGGCGCTGGGATTCTAG
- a CDS encoding polysaccharide biosynthesis protein — protein MGEASVRSAIEGKSVLVTGGTGSIGREIVRRVLEYGPKVVRVFSRNEFNQFKMAEEFGSHKNVRYLLGDVRDYDRVMRACEGVDAIFHAAALKHVPTCEYNPFEAVKTNVVGTQNLIEAAILHNVERLVAISTDKAVSPTNTMGATKLLAERLVLAANQYKGQRRSAFSVVRFGNVLASRGSVIPFFIRQIRSGGPVTLTHPKMRRFFMSIPDAVNLVLTSAAETKGNEIFILKMPVVIIEDLIAVLIDVFAPKFGRKVSSIKVETIGIRAGERIQEELMTAEEVAAASESDKFYVIPAQFTPPVQNGGPERLGYSTLSQGALSRDEIRAMIEEKDLIEQFLQLIED, from the coding sequence ATGGGCGAGGCGTCGGTTCGCAGTGCAATCGAAGGAAAAAGCGTGCTCGTCACGGGCGGAACGGGCAGCATCGGGCGCGAAATCGTGCGCCGGGTGCTTGAATACGGCCCGAAAGTTGTGCGCGTCTTCAGCCGCAACGAGTTCAACCAGTTCAAAATGGCCGAGGAATTCGGCTCACACAAGAACGTGCGATACCTGCTCGGCGACGTGCGCGACTACGACCGCGTGATGCGGGCTTGCGAGGGAGTGGACGCCATTTTCCATGCGGCGGCGCTCAAGCACGTCCCGACCTGCGAATACAACCCGTTCGAGGCCGTGAAAACGAACGTCGTCGGGACGCAGAACCTGATCGAGGCAGCGATACTGCACAACGTCGAGCGGCTCGTCGCGATCAGCACGGACAAAGCCGTCAGCCCCACGAACACGATGGGGGCGACGAAGCTTTTGGCGGAGCGGCTGGTGCTTGCAGCGAACCAGTACAAAGGCCAAAGGCGCAGCGCGTTTTCGGTGGTGCGGTTCGGCAATGTCCTTGCAAGCAGGGGAAGCGTGATTCCGTTTTTCATCCGGCAAATACGCTCCGGCGGGCCTGTGACGCTGACGCATCCCAAAATGCGCCGGTTCTTTATGAGCATTCCCGATGCGGTGAACCTCGTATTGACTTCCGCCGCGGAAACAAAAGGCAATGAAATATTCATCCTGAAAATGCCGGTCGTGATTATCGAGGATTTGATAGCCGTTTTGATCGACGTTTTCGCACCGAAGTTCGGACGCAAGGTTTCGTCCATAAAAGTCGAAACAATCGGGATACGCGCCGGCGAGCGCATCCAAGAAGAGCTGATGACCGCGGAGGAAGTGGCCGCGGCAAGTGAATCCGACAAGTTTTACGTCATCCCCGCGCAGTTCACGCCGCCGGTGCAGAACGGCGGGCCGGAACGCCTGGGTTATTCGACGCTATCGCAGGGCGCGCTGTCGCGCGACGAAATACGCGCGATGATCGAAGAAAAGGACTTAATCGAGCAATTCCTGCAGCTGATCGAGGATTGA